One segment of Gemmatimonadales bacterium DNA contains the following:
- a CDS encoding bifunctional metallophosphatase/5'-nucleotidase, with amino-acid sequence MRRLALAGALLGLAACGGRARAPEPLNPVRFLLINDVYVVDTMADGRGGLARVATVRHRLADQGPVLFVLAGDLLAPSLLSKYYGGRQMVEAMNAAKLDYATFGNHEFDLPVDTLEARIAASKFKWISSNCGRADGTPFPHVLPWDTVRVSGHKVGLLGLTLQGAYPRRVRCTDPDSAAHQTIERLVADSAELIVAITHQTVGADRDLLARELRLDLILGGHEHEAQDSVVSGRHVVKADANARTAQFVTLWGGRENWREAVGLVPIDSRLPDDTAVARVVDAWGDSLRAHLGPERIVGRAAVPIDARDAVGRKQESVLGDLVTDAMRVGTGADVALINAGTLRLDDLIRPGPITSYQLESIFLFADETRVLGFPISGSRLRTVLEHGVSDSSLGKGGFLQVSGVSFTYDPGAPSGHRIAGDIRQTGGGAIGVNDTLRVALPVYPACEHGDGYDVPEASAACAARQSAPRAADLLMHYVTDSLHGEIQTPADGRIARKTNTNPG; translated from the coding sequence GTGAGACGTTTGGCCCTGGCGGGCGCGCTCCTGGGTCTCGCGGCTTGTGGCGGCCGGGCGCGCGCACCCGAGCCGCTCAATCCCGTCCGCTTCCTCCTGATCAACGACGTGTACGTGGTGGACACCATGGCGGACGGCCGCGGCGGGCTCGCCAGGGTAGCCACGGTGCGCCACCGGCTGGCCGACCAGGGACCCGTCCTCTTCGTGCTGGCCGGCGACCTCCTCGCCCCCAGCCTGCTCAGCAAGTATTACGGCGGGCGCCAGATGGTCGAGGCGATGAACGCCGCCAAGCTGGACTACGCCACCTTCGGAAACCACGAATTCGATCTGCCGGTCGACACGCTGGAGGCCCGGATCGCGGCTTCCAAGTTCAAGTGGATCTCGAGTAACTGCGGCCGGGCCGACGGCACCCCATTTCCCCACGTGCTCCCCTGGGACACGGTGCGGGTCTCCGGGCACAAGGTGGGGTTGCTGGGCCTCACCCTCCAGGGCGCCTACCCGCGCCGAGTGCGCTGCACCGACCCGGACAGCGCGGCGCACCAAACCATCGAACGCCTGGTGGCGGATAGCGCGGAGCTCATCGTCGCCATCACCCATCAGACTGTCGGCGCCGATCGTGACCTGCTGGCCCGCGAGCTCCGGCTGGACCTGATCCTCGGCGGGCACGAACACGAGGCCCAGGATTCCGTCGTGTCCGGCCGCCACGTGGTCAAGGCCGACGCCAACGCGCGCACCGCGCAGTTCGTCACCTTGTGGGGCGGCAGGGAGAACTGGCGGGAGGCCGTCGGACTGGTCCCGATCGACTCCCGGCTTCCGGACGACACCGCGGTGGCGCGGGTGGTGGACGCCTGGGGGGACAGCCTGCGGGCGCATCTGGGGCCGGAGCGCATCGTCGGCCGCGCCGCCGTGCCGATCGACGCCCGGGATGCGGTGGGGCGGAAACAGGAGTCGGTGCTGGGAGATCTGGTCACCGACGCCATGCGGGTCGGGACTGGCGCCGACGTGGCGCTGATCAACGCCGGCACGCTACGACTGGACGACCTCATCCGGCCCGGACCGATCACCAGCTACCAGCTGGAGTCCATCTTCCTCTTCGCCGACGAGACTCGGGTGCTCGGCTTCCCCATCAGCGGGTCCCGGCTCCGAACAGTCCTGGAGCACGGGGTATCCGATAGCTCCCTCGGCAAGGGTGGATTCCTGCAGGTGTCCGGCGTGTCCTTTACCTATGATCCGGGGGCTCCATCGGGCCATCGGATCGCCGGTGACATCCGGCAAACCGGCGGCGGAGCGATCGGCGTAAACGACACACTCCGGGTGGCGCTCCCGGTCTATCCGGCCTGCGAGCACGGCGACGGCTACGACGTCCCCGAGGCGTCGGCGGCCTGCGCGGCGCGGCAATCCGCGCCCCGGGCGGCGGACCTGCTGATGCACTACGTGACCGATTCGCTGCACGGGGAGATTCAGACGCCGGCGGACGGCCGGATCGCCAGGAAGACAAACACAAATCCCGGCTGA
- a CDS encoding HD domain-containing protein, whose product MHGYSDRINHAFAFAAKYHGAVAPVGSGMDYLAHPANVAIILARYGCDQLTIVAGILHHVLEETPPESWPVLEHKISDKFGPVTLAVAKDALEPKFNRRGGDRPWQSCKQEYLSQLATAEPRALDIIIADEIHTCGSTMTALRRLGVEYLKTVSRAGSEQTIWWYRSLLEVVAGRSDWPHRDMLAELRLMSAEMVRSLRESEDEL is encoded by the coding sequence ATGCACGGCTACTCCGACCGCATCAATCACGCGTTTGCCTTCGCCGCGAAGTACCACGGCGCCGTTGCGCCCGTGGGGTCCGGCATGGACTATCTGGCGCACCCGGCCAATGTCGCCATCATCCTGGCCCGCTACGGCTGCGACCAGCTCACCATCGTCGCCGGCATCCTCCACCACGTGCTGGAAGAGACGCCACCCGAGAGCTGGCCGGTGCTGGAGCACAAGATCTCCGACAAGTTCGGGCCGGTGACGCTGGCGGTGGCCAAAGACGCGCTGGAGCCCAAGTTCAACCGCCGAGGCGGCGATCGTCCCTGGCAGTCGTGCAAACAGGAGTACCTGAGCCAGTTGGCCACCGCCGAACCTCGGGCGCTCGACATCATCATCGCGGACGAGATCCACACCTGCGGATCCACCATGACCGCCCTCCGGCGGCTCGGGGTGGAGTACCTCAAGACCGTCTCGCGCGCGGGCTCGGAACAGACGATCTGGTGGTATCGCTCGCTCCTGGAGGTGGTGGCCGGCCGGTCCGATTGGCCTCACCGCGACATGCTGGCGGAGCTACGGCTGATGAGCGCGGAAATGGTGCGAAGCCTGCGCGAAAGCGAGGACGAGCTGTGA
- the queE gene encoding 7-carboxy-7-deazaguanine synthase, producing the protein MSYAVKEIFYTLQGEGTNTGRPAVFCRFAGCNLWTGREIDRETATCRFCDTDFVGTDGPGGGRFPSADKLAAAVEAAWPTSEPAPRFVVCTGGEPLLQLDAPLLAALHARGFEVAVETNGTLPPPPGIDWLCVSPKAGADLVAVQGDELKLVFPQEGAEPERFAALQFRHFFLQPMDGPVRDANTAAAVRYCLSHPRWRLSLQTHKLLGIP; encoded by the coding sequence GTGAGCTACGCGGTCAAGGAGATCTTCTACACTCTGCAGGGCGAGGGCACCAACACCGGCCGGCCGGCGGTCTTCTGCCGCTTCGCCGGCTGCAACCTGTGGACCGGCCGTGAGATCGACCGTGAGACCGCCACCTGCCGCTTCTGCGACACCGATTTCGTGGGAACCGACGGGCCGGGCGGCGGCCGGTTTCCCAGCGCCGACAAGCTCGCCGCCGCGGTGGAGGCGGCCTGGCCAACTTCGGAGCCGGCTCCCCGCTTCGTGGTCTGCACCGGTGGCGAGCCGCTGCTCCAGCTCGATGCACCCCTGCTCGCCGCCCTGCATGCCCGCGGGTTCGAAGTGGCCGTGGAGACCAACGGCACCCTGCCGCCGCCGCCGGGCATCGACTGGCTGTGCGTGAGCCCCAAGGCCGGGGCAGACCTGGTGGCCGTTCAGGGCGACGAGCTCAAGCTGGTCTTTCCTCAGGAAGGCGCCGAGCCCGAGCGGTTCGCGGCCCTCCAATTCCGGCACTTCTTCCTGCAGCCGATGGACGGTCCGGTCCGAGACGCCAATACAGCGGCGGCGGTGCGCTACTGTTTGAGCCACCCGCGCTGGCGACTCAGCCTTCAGACGCATAAGCTTCTCGGCATTCCCTGA
- the queC gene encoding 7-cyano-7-deazaguanine synthase QueC produces MSQPKAVVLLSGGIDSTTTAGLAQRQGFDVHALSFHYGQRHAVELDAARRVAARLGIRRHLVLEIDLRAFGGSALTGDLAVPLDTPMDQIGARIPATYVPARNTIFLSFALGWAETLEARDIFIGANALDYSGYPDCRPEYLAAFERMANLATRAGVEGGARLTIHAPLISLSKREIITQGRALGIDYGLTSSCYDPGSEGSACGRCEACLLRLKGFEEAGVIDPVAYLGSAT; encoded by the coding sequence ATGTCCCAGCCCAAGGCCGTCGTCCTGTTGAGCGGCGGAATCGACTCCACCACCACCGCCGGGCTGGCCCAGCGGCAGGGGTTCGACGTCCACGCGTTGAGCTTTCACTACGGCCAGCGGCACGCGGTGGAGCTGGACGCGGCGCGCCGGGTGGCCGCCCGGCTCGGTATCCGGCGGCACCTGGTGCTGGAGATCGACCTGCGCGCCTTCGGCGGCTCCGCCCTGACGGGCGACCTCGCGGTCCCCCTGGATACCCCGATGGACCAGATCGGCGCGCGCATCCCGGCGACCTATGTGCCGGCGCGGAACACGATCTTTCTCTCTTTCGCTCTCGGTTGGGCCGAAACCCTCGAGGCCCGCGACATCTTCATCGGCGCCAACGCCCTCGATTACAGCGGCTATCCCGATTGCCGGCCGGAGTACCTGGCCGCCTTCGAGCGGATGGCCAATCTGGCTACCCGCGCTGGGGTGGAGGGTGGTGCCAGACTCACCATTCACGCGCCGCTCATCAGCCTCTCGAAGCGCGAGATCATCACTCAGGGACGGGCGTTGGGAATCGACTACGGGCTCACCTCCAGCTGCTACGACCCGGGGTCCGAGGGGAGCGCCTGCGGCCGCTGCGAGGCGTGCCTCCTCCGGCTCAAAGGCTTCGAGGAGGCGGGAGTCATCGATCCCGTGGCCTACCTGGGCTCGGCGACGTGA
- a CDS encoding TIGR01777 family oxidoreductase, with product MPATTAVVERSTALPVSADAAYAWHERPGAFERLLPPWERVSVVEQVGGLRDGASMVLRVRSGPVSLRWVSRHRDTLPGRRFVDEQVQGPFSRWIHFHRFDPDGPASSRMTDRIEYAPPLGAAGAAAAPLIRPRLERLLAYRHTLLRDDLEAHARFGPTTPLRVAVTGASGLLGRALVPFLTTGGHEVLRMVRRRASGLKEISWQLQTGRIELEKLDGVDAVVHLAGENIGARWTAERKRRIRESRGIGTRFLCEALARLRRPPKVLVTASAVGIYGTRGDEILTEASPMPDAPPDFLVEVGREWEAATEPARAAGIRVVMLRFGVMLSPAGGLLARILLPFRAGLGGPLGSGRQWLSWISIDDAVGALYHAIMTDALRGPVNATAPQPVTNEEFTVTLARVLARPGVLRVPAPALRLLLGEMGQVAVLGSARVIPERLTQAGYRFRHPALEGALRFVLGRETS from the coding sequence ATGCCAGCCACCACCGCCGTGGTCGAGCGAAGCACTGCCCTGCCGGTGTCGGCCGACGCGGCGTACGCCTGGCACGAGCGCCCCGGGGCGTTCGAGCGGTTGCTGCCTCCCTGGGAGCGCGTCTCGGTGGTCGAGCAGGTCGGCGGGTTGCGGGATGGCGCCAGCATGGTCCTTCGGGTGCGGAGCGGCCCGGTGTCGCTGCGTTGGGTATCCCGGCACCGCGATACCCTGCCCGGACGCCGGTTCGTCGACGAGCAGGTCCAGGGACCGTTCTCCCGCTGGATCCACTTTCACCGCTTCGACCCGGACGGTCCGGCGTCCAGCCGGATGACGGACCGCATCGAGTACGCCCCCCCGCTCGGCGCGGCCGGGGCCGCGGCGGCCCCGCTCATCCGGCCACGCCTGGAGCGGCTGCTCGCCTATCGGCACACGCTCCTGCGCGACGACCTGGAAGCCCACGCTCGTTTCGGCCCGACCACCCCGCTCCGGGTGGCCGTGACCGGCGCCAGCGGTCTCCTTGGCAGAGCCCTGGTCCCCTTCCTCACCACCGGCGGCCACGAAGTGCTGCGGATGGTGCGGCGGCGCGCCAGCGGTCTCAAGGAGATCTCCTGGCAGCTTCAGACCGGCCGGATCGAGCTGGAGAAGCTCGATGGGGTGGACGCGGTGGTGCACCTGGCGGGAGAGAACATCGGCGCGCGGTGGACCGCGGAGCGCAAGCGACGGATCCGGGAAAGCCGCGGCATCGGTACCCGGTTTCTCTGTGAGGCCCTAGCCCGGCTCCGCCGGCCCCCCAAAGTCCTGGTGACCGCCTCGGCGGTCGGGATCTACGGCACCCGCGGCGACGAGATCCTCACCGAAGCGAGCCCCATGCCGGACGCGCCGCCGGACTTTCTGGTGGAAGTCGGCCGGGAGTGGGAGGCCGCCACCGAGCCGGCGCGTGCCGCCGGCATCCGGGTAGTCATGCTCCGGTTCGGGGTGATGCTGAGCCCGGCCGGCGGCCTGCTGGCGAGGATTCTCCTTCCGTTTCGAGCCGGCCTGGGAGGGCCGCTCGGCAGCGGTCGGCAATGGCTGAGCTGGATCTCGATCGACGACGCCGTGGGCGCGCTGTACCACGCGATCATGACCGACGCGCTCCGCGGTCCGGTGAACGCCACCGCGCCCCAGCCGGTGACCAACGAGGAATTCACCGTTACGCTCGCCCGGGTGCTGGCGCGGCCGGGCGTCCTTCGGGTGCCCGCTCCCGCGTTGCGTCTACTCCTGGGCGAGATGGGGCAGGTGGCGGTGCTGGGGAGCGCCCGGGTTATTCCGGAGCGGCTGACCCAGGCGGGATACCGGTTCCGGCACCCCGCGCTGGAGGGCGCGCTGCGGTTCGTGCTGGGACGCGAGACGAGCTAA
- a CDS encoding M1 family metallopeptidase produces the protein MPGRPSVTALLVLALVSPAAAQGPGAAPATASDSVSPFRQLALPAPNLLRNGAGRPGSAYWQQRVDYRINATLDPDHQEIRGRETIHYVNRSPDRLPYLWLFLEQNICGPTSVTEQLDQPPLVFLGSTFDFSCKGFAGGLRLEHVRLGTRDLTPVIDGTTMRVDLPRALAPGAFLDLEITWRFTVPDYGAGRMGHDGSDYVIGQWYPRVAVYDDVRGWNHEPYIGAGEFYLEYGSFDVALTVPAAYIVGATGTLRNPEQVLTAKQRARLIRARRSAEPVAIISAEEAGRPERTRPAAAGSLTWHFTADSVRDFAFGAAPNFRWDASGYRGILIHTLYRPSAPEWEEANRIVRSGLQYYSEQWYPYPYPHMTSIEGPIEGMEYPMITFDPRSPSREERQWVLAHELGHQWTPMIVGSNERLYPWMDEGFNTFIDLGNAAKYFAGSPYGDSIEVHPLHLYPDHAVPGKEQPLITRPVEVHDLFWTGYQKPALMMQTLRYEVLGNQRFDPAFREYLRTWAFKHPTPADFFRLMRDHSGMDLDYFWRDWIFTTARLDQAVDSVGMADSTEKVFLSNRGTMTLPLEMDLTYADGTTERVRLPVEMWNLGPAFAYRVRGGKRVTAVEVDPRHAMPDVDRRNNTVRR, from the coding sequence ATGCCCGGTCGCCCGTCAGTCACCGCTCTCCTGGTCCTTGCCCTGGTCTCCCCGGCTGCCGCGCAGGGCCCCGGGGCGGCGCCGGCCACCGCGAGCGACAGCGTCTCGCCGTTTCGCCAGCTCGCGCTGCCGGCACCGAACCTCCTGCGCAACGGAGCCGGCCGGCCCGGCTCGGCCTACTGGCAGCAGCGGGTGGACTATCGGATCAATGCCACCCTCGATCCCGACCATCAGGAGATTCGCGGCCGCGAGACGATTCACTACGTGAACCGCTCGCCGGACCGGCTGCCCTACCTGTGGCTCTTCCTGGAGCAGAACATCTGCGGACCGACCAGCGTCACCGAACAGCTGGATCAGCCCCCACTGGTGTTTCTCGGCTCGACGTTCGACTTCTCCTGCAAGGGATTCGCCGGGGGCCTGAGGCTGGAGCATGTGCGTCTCGGGACCCGCGACCTCACTCCCGTGATCGACGGGACGACGATGCGGGTGGACCTCCCGCGGGCGCTGGCCCCGGGAGCGTTCCTCGACCTGGAGATCACCTGGCGCTTCACCGTGCCCGACTACGGGGCCGGCCGGATGGGTCATGACGGCTCGGACTATGTCATCGGGCAGTGGTACCCCCGGGTCGCTGTGTACGACGACGTGCGGGGCTGGAATCATGAGCCGTACATCGGCGCCGGCGAGTTCTATCTGGAGTACGGCAGCTTCGACGTGGCGCTCACCGTGCCGGCAGCGTACATCGTGGGCGCCACCGGAACCCTGCGGAACCCGGAGCAGGTGCTCACCGCCAAGCAGCGGGCTCGGCTGATCCGGGCGCGCAGATCGGCGGAGCCGGTCGCCATCATATCGGCGGAGGAAGCCGGCCGGCCCGAGCGGACCCGGCCCGCCGCGGCCGGCTCGCTCACCTGGCACTTCACCGCCGACAGCGTTCGGGACTTCGCTTTCGGCGCGGCGCCGAATTTCCGCTGGGACGCGAGCGGGTACCGCGGCATCCTGATCCATACGCTCTACCGGCCCTCCGCCCCCGAGTGGGAGGAGGCCAACCGGATCGTCCGCTCGGGGCTGCAATACTACAGCGAGCAGTGGTACCCCTATCCCTATCCCCACATGACCAGCATCGAAGGGCCGATCGAGGGGATGGAGTACCCCATGATCACCTTCGATCCGCGGAGCCCCAGCCGGGAGGAGCGGCAATGGGTGCTGGCTCACGAGCTCGGACACCAGTGGACGCCGATGATCGTGGGGTCGAACGAGCGCCTGTATCCCTGGATGGACGAAGGCTTCAACACCTTCATCGACCTCGGTAACGCCGCCAAATATTTCGCGGGATCGCCGTACGGCGACAGCATCGAGGTGCACCCACTGCACCTGTACCCGGATCACGCCGTTCCCGGAAAGGAGCAGCCGCTGATCACGCGCCCCGTCGAGGTGCACGACTTGTTCTGGACGGGTTACCAGAAGCCCGCCCTCATGATGCAGACGCTGCGCTACGAGGTGCTCGGCAACCAGCGGTTCGATCCGGCGTTCCGGGAGTATCTCCGCACCTGGGCGTTCAAGCATCCGACGCCGGCGGACTTCTTCCGACTGATGCGGGATCACTCGGGCATGGACCTCGACTACTTCTGGCGGGACTGGATCTTCACCACCGCGCGGCTGGATCAGGCGGTCGATTCGGTGGGGATGGCGGACAGCACCGAGAAGGTCTTCCTCAGCAACCGCGGCACGATGACGCTTCCGCTGGAGATGGACCTCACCTATGCCGACGGCACCACGGAGCGGGTGCGGCTGCCGGTGGAGATGTGGAACCTGGGGCCGGCCTTTGCCTATCGGGTTCGAGGCGGCAAACGGGTGACGGCGGTCGAGGTCGATCCGCGGCACGCGATGCCGGACGTGGATCGGAGGAACAACACGGTCAGGCGCTGA
- a CDS encoding site-2 protease family protein → MRWSFRIGRVAGTEVKVHVTFLLLPAFWAWVGYQENGAQGALMSVLFILALFLCVLLHEFGHITMARRLGVFTPDVILLPIGGVARLQRMPDRPKHEFLIAAAGPAVTVLIAALLYLWAVVRGLRLDLRDTDVGQLPFVSQLLLANVTLLLFNLLPAFPLDGGRLLRAILASRMGLVRGTRVAAGIGQMLAVVGGLLALNYHAPILLLIAVFVFLGAGAETTAVETRAVAEGIRVANMMVTDFRTIPIHASLAHAVDLLLAGEQREFPVVDNLGRTEGILTRDNLIRGLNQHGPASSVAQAMTPNAPVVPPTLPFQEALDRLRSSGLPALPVVDASGALVGLLTMDNITDLLLVRGARRV, encoded by the coding sequence ATGAGATGGTCCTTCCGGATCGGACGGGTGGCGGGCACCGAGGTCAAGGTGCACGTCACCTTTCTGCTTCTACCGGCGTTCTGGGCATGGGTGGGATATCAGGAGAACGGAGCGCAGGGCGCGCTCATGAGCGTGCTGTTCATCCTGGCGCTGTTCCTCTGCGTGCTGCTCCACGAGTTCGGACACATCACCATGGCGCGGCGGCTCGGCGTCTTCACGCCGGATGTCATTCTCCTGCCCATCGGCGGCGTGGCGCGGCTGCAGCGGATGCCGGACCGGCCGAAGCACGAGTTCCTGATCGCGGCGGCGGGGCCGGCGGTCACCGTGCTGATCGCCGCGCTGCTCTACCTGTGGGCCGTGGTTCGCGGGCTCCGGCTGGACCTGCGCGACACGGACGTCGGCCAGCTCCCGTTCGTGAGCCAGCTCCTCCTGGCCAATGTGACCTTGCTGCTGTTCAACCTGCTACCGGCGTTCCCTCTGGACGGGGGCCGGCTGCTCCGCGCGATCCTGGCGAGCCGGATGGGACTGGTGCGCGGCACCCGGGTAGCCGCGGGCATCGGGCAGATGCTCGCGGTGGTGGGCGGCCTGCTGGCGCTCAACTATCATGCGCCGATCCTGCTGTTGATTGCCGTCTTCGTCTTTCTTGGCGCGGGCGCGGAGACCACCGCGGTCGAGACCCGGGCGGTGGCGGAGGGCATCCGGGTGGCAAACATGATGGTGACGGACTTCCGGACCATCCCGATTCACGCCTCGCTGGCGCATGCGGTCGACCTGCTGCTGGCCGGAGAGCAGCGGGAATTCCCGGTGGTCGACAACCTGGGCCGGACCGAAGGAATCCTCACCCGGGACAACCTGATCCGGGGTCTCAACCAGCACGGGCCGGCCTCGAGCGTGGCCCAGGCCATGACCCCGAACGCGCCGGTGGTCCCTCCGACGCTGCCGTTTCAGGAGGCGCTCGACCGGCTCCGGTCCAGCGGTCTCCCGGCGCTGCCGGTGGTGGACGCGAGCGGGGCGCTCGTCGGACTGCTCACCATGGACAACATCACCGACCTGCTGCTGGTGCGCGGGGCGCGGCGGGTGTGA
- the speA gene encoding biosynthetic arginine decarboxylase, which yields MGEGLESLREEDLNPKPPRAGEAAGGHQRRSGHGLTWSVSSCRCTSDRRVPTPLGNASFVPSPALPQAPAAPVQCPPRQAVKPRCRRLHSSDSRPIVARLPLQEFSSGPHYICPSPPRRSRSIATTIAPPIWTAKDAEKLYNVSGWGLGYFRINPEGHVTVHPDSANKKRGLDLYTLAMDLNAQGVGLPLLLRFSDILRSRIHALAAEFGSAIAEFGYTGTYTTVYPIKVNQQRHVVQEIVEFGAPHGVGLECGSKPELQAILALNESTNHLIVCNGYKDEEFMRLALMGQKLGHTVMLVLEQLSELEVLLKVADEMNVRPTAGVRIKLATEGSGRWAKSGGERSKFGLGAVELMKLLDQLDRAGRKDILKLVHFHLGSQITDIRFVKAGLEEIGRYYAELRSMGFDLTHVDVGGGLGVDYDGSRSTRPASMNYSMREYANDVIYTIGSVCRTEEIPMPHVISESGRALTAHHSLLLLNVIDVESQVEPVAPPLREEPHPLLVEMTENLEGITADRIEEVFHDAVFAKERAQEYFASGVFSLRDKADADQLYLVTLNLLQGAMGEDKGAYPEIAGHIESELVDRYFCNFSVFQSLPDNWAIDQIFPIMPIHRLLEQPTRRGTLQDVTCDSDGVIDRFAGGRKGKPSLELHPFQEGEPYILGIFLTGAYQEILGDLHNLFGDTNAVHVRLTDQGYEVTDLVHGDTVTEVLNYVQFHGSDLLATFRRKVSNAKDLSRQEANGFIADFVAGLEGYTYLEGDVPVD from the coding sequence ATGGGCGAGGGCCTCGAAAGCCTTCGCGAAGAGGATCTGAACCCGAAGCCGCCGCGGGCCGGAGAAGCGGCGGGCGGTCATCAACGTAGGAGTGGACATGGCCTCACCTGGTCGGTTTCGAGCTGCCGTTGTACTTCCGATCGTCGAGTGCCTACGCCCCTCGGAAACGCGAGCTTCGTGCCCTCTCCGGCCCTCCCGCAAGCTCCTGCAGCGCCCGTACAATGCCCCCCACGACAAGCAGTTAAACCCCGCTGCCGAAGACTGCACTCGTCGGATTCGCGCCCGATTGTGGCGCGGCTGCCACTCCAGGAATTCTCCTCCGGACCTCATTACATTTGCCCATCGCCCCCAAGAAGGAGCCGATCCATCGCCACGACTATCGCGCCGCCGATCTGGACCGCCAAGGACGCCGAGAAGCTCTACAACGTGAGCGGCTGGGGCCTGGGGTACTTCCGGATCAACCCGGAGGGGCACGTCACGGTCCACCCCGATTCCGCCAACAAGAAGCGCGGACTCGACCTCTATACCCTGGCCATGGACCTCAATGCCCAGGGTGTCGGTCTGCCCCTGCTGCTCCGCTTCTCCGACATCCTGCGGTCCCGAATTCATGCGCTGGCGGCGGAGTTCGGCAGCGCCATCGCCGAGTTCGGGTATACCGGGACGTACACCACCGTCTACCCCATCAAGGTCAACCAGCAGCGCCATGTGGTGCAGGAGATCGTCGAGTTCGGCGCCCCGCACGGCGTGGGGCTGGAGTGCGGCAGCAAGCCCGAGCTGCAGGCCATCCTGGCGCTGAACGAGAGCACCAATCACCTGATCGTCTGCAACGGCTACAAGGATGAAGAGTTCATGCGTCTGGCCCTGATGGGTCAGAAGCTGGGCCACACCGTCATGCTGGTGCTGGAGCAGCTGAGCGAGCTCGAGGTCCTGCTCAAGGTGGCAGACGAGATGAACGTGCGGCCCACCGCCGGGGTCCGGATTAAGCTGGCCACCGAAGGGTCGGGCCGCTGGGCCAAGAGCGGAGGGGAGCGCAGCAAGTTCGGGCTGGGGGCGGTGGAGCTGATGAAGCTGCTGGACCAGCTCGACCGGGCCGGCCGGAAGGACATCCTCAAGCTGGTGCACTTCCATCTCGGCAGCCAGATCACCGATATCCGCTTCGTGAAGGCGGGCCTGGAGGAGATCGGCCGGTACTATGCCGAGCTCCGGAGCATGGGTTTCGATCTGACCCACGTGGACGTCGGTGGCGGTCTGGGGGTGGACTACGACGGGTCGCGCTCCACCCGTCCGGCGAGCATGAACTACTCGATGCGGGAGTACGCCAACGACGTGATCTACACCATCGGATCCGTCTGCCGCACCGAGGAGATTCCCATGCCCCACGTCATCTCCGAGTCGGGCCGGGCCCTCACCGCCCACCATTCGCTGCTGCTGCTCAACGTGATCGATGTGGAGTCGCAGGTCGAGCCGGTGGCGCCGCCGCTCCGGGAGGAGCCGCACCCGCTGTTGGTCGAGATGACGGAGAATCTGGAGGGGATCACCGCGGACCGGATCGAGGAGGTGTTCCACGACGCCGTCTTCGCCAAGGAACGGGCCCAGGAATACTTCGCCAGCGGGGTCTTCTCGCTCCGGGACAAGGCCGACGCTGATCAGCTCTACCTGGTCACCCTGAACCTGCTCCAGGGCGCGATGGGCGAGGACAAGGGCGCCTATCCCGAGATCGCCGGCCACATCGAGAGCGAGCTGGTCGACCGGTACTTCTGCAACTTCTCGGTGTTTCAGTCGTTGCCCGACAACTGGGCGATCGACCAGATCTTCCCCATCATGCCGATCCACCGCCTGCTGGAGCAGCCCACCCGGCGGGGCACCCTCCAGGACGTGACCTGCGATTCCGATGGCGTGATCGACCGCTTTGCCGGCGGCCGCAAAGGAAAGCCCTCATTGGAGCTGCATCCCTTCCAGGAGGGCGAGCCCTACATTCTCGGCATCTTCCTCACCGGGGCCTACCAGGAGATCCTGGGCGACCTGCACAACCTTTTCGGCGATACCAATGCCGTGCACGTCCGGCTCACCGACCAGGGCTACGAGGTGACGGATCTGGTGCACGGAGACACCGTGACCGAGGTCCTCAACTACGTGCAGTTCCACGGCTCCGACCTGCTCGCCACGTTCCGCCGCAAGGTCAGCAACGCGAAAGACCTCTCCCGGCAGGAGGCCAACGGCTTCATCGCCGACTTCGTGGCCGGACTGGAGGGGTATACCTACCTGGAAGGGGACGTGCCGGTGGACTAG
- a CDS encoding polyhydroxyalkanoate synthesis regulator DNA-binding domain-containing protein, with protein MQEERVLKKYPNRRLYDTTLSRYVTQEDVRRLVLERIGFRVIDARSGADLTRTVLLQIVTEREMQGPPLLMPEALTELIRLGDRGGHEQVAEELGRCLADIADHASAAH; from the coding sequence ATGCAGGAAGAACGCGTTCTCAAGAAGTATCCCAACCGACGCCTGTACGACACCACGCTCAGCCGGTACGTCACCCAGGAAGACGTACGGCGCCTGGTGCTCGAGCGGATCGGCTTTCGGGTGATCGATGCCCGGAGCGGGGCGGATCTGACCCGCACCGTGCTCCTGCAGATCGTCACCGAGCGGGAGATGCAGGGGCCGCCGCTGCTCATGCCGGAAGCCCTGACGGAGCTCATCCGGCTGGGCGATCGGGGCGGGCACGAACAGGTGGCTGAGGAGCTGGGACGCTGCCTCGCGGACATCGCGGACCACGCGTCGGCGGCGCACTAG